The following are encoded together in the Zingiber officinale cultivar Zhangliang chromosome 8A, Zo_v1.1, whole genome shotgun sequence genome:
- the LOC122012594 gene encoding proactivator polypeptide-like 1, with the protein MDSRLNFLVLMLVISFACANAKSLASLDVFVVQVDNEIQSESHIVRNEKLCTLCKEFASQALYYLGENVTQTQVTDILHKACSKLHSLEQQCITLVDYYAPLFFLEVSKTSPEEFCDKVNLCDSNAQVSLPKHDNACTLCQDILGEVLSKLQDPDTELEVIEILLKGCNKMENFVQKCKKLVFQYGPLILANAEKLLEKTDLCTSIHACKTSQQVAETILASA; encoded by the exons ATGGATTCAAGATTAAATTTTTTAGTCCTTATGCTGGTTATCAGCTTTGCCTGTGCAAATGCCAAGAGTTTAGCTAGCTTGGATGTGTTCG TTGTGCAGGTTGATAATGAGATTCAAAGTGAAAGTCATATTGTGAGGAATGAAAAGTTATGCACTCTATGCAAAGAATTTGCATCTCAAGCTTTATATTATCTTGGTGAAAATGTGACACAGACTCAAGTTACCGATATACTTCACAAAGCATGTTCCAAACTGCATTCTTTGGAACAACAG TGTATCACACTGGTAGATTACTATGCACCActgtttttcttagaagtttcgaAGACGAGCCCAGAGGAGTTCTGTGATAAGGTGAACCTCTGTGATAGCAATGCCCAAGTGAGTTTGCCAAAGCATGACAATGCCTGCACACTTTGCCAAGATATCCTCGGGGAGGTTCTTTCCAAATTGCAAGATCCTGACACCGAG CTTGAGGTGATCGAGATACTTCTGAAAGGATGCAATAAGATGGAAAATTTTGTTCAAAAG TGCAAGAAACTGGTCTTCCAATATGGACCGCTGATCCTGGCCAATGCCGAGAAGCTCCTCGAGAAAACTGATCTTTGCACTTCTATCCATGCATGCAAGACGAGTCAACAAGTTGCAGAAACCATTCTCGCCAGTGCGTAA
- the LOC122012777 gene encoding patellin-6-like, giving the protein MEPALANPDPISSPKPATKRSLLSSLMEATAVSTTATAVLHRSSSFDEDSYLISTLKPSELKALDELKQLLSSAAKPISMWGVPVAPPPCASEDGEEAAGRTDVVLLKFLRARDFDAGQAHAMLLRCAEWRAEFGADGVAEEELVGFKELEGVVAYMHGWDRRGHPVCYNAYGVFKDKAVYERVLGDADKLQRFLRWRVQVMERGVRLLQLRPAGVNAIIQVTDLKDMPKRELRAASKHILSLFQDNYPEMVARKVFINVPWYFSLLYSVISPFLTERTKSKFVIAREGNVTEMLYKFIRPEYVPVQYGGLSHPGDLQNGPPKPATEFIIKGGEKVDLEIDGIEGGATIAWDIAVGGWDLDYGAVYVPSDDGSYTIVVEKTRRIPASADEPIHHVFTAKEDGKMVLSLDNTGSRRRKVAAYRYFVRKQSN; this is encoded by the exons ATGGAGCCAGCTCTAGCTAACCCTGATCCCATTTCTTCTCCCAAACCCGCCACAAAACGAAGCCTTCTGAGCTCCCTTATGGAGGCCACGGCCGTGTCCACCACCGCCACTGCCGTCCTCCACCGCTCCTCCTCCTTCGACGAGGACTCCTACTTGATCTCCACACTCAAGCCGTCGGAGCTCAAGGCCCTGGACGAACTCAAGCAGCTTCTATCCTCCGCCGCCAAGCCTATCTCCATGTGGGGCGTACCTGTCGCTCCACCTCCTTGCGCTTCCGAAGACGGTGAGGAGGCCGCTGGGCGTACGGACGTGGTGCTCCTCAAGTTCCTTCGTGCGCGCGACTTTGACGCTGGGCAGGCGCACGCGATGCTGCTGCGGTGCGCGGAGTGGCGGGCGGAGTTCGGAGCGGACGGCGTGGCGGAGGAGGAGCTGGTGGGGTTCAAGGAGCTGGAGGGAGTGGTGGCGTACATGCACGGCTGGGACCGGCGCGGCCACCCCGTATGCTACAACGCCTACGGGGTCTTCAAGGACAAGGCCGTGTACGAGCGCGTGCTGGGCGACGCCGACAAGCTGCAGCGCTTCCTCCGGTGGCGGGTCCAGGTGATGGAACGCGGCGTACGCCTGCTCCAACTCCGACCCGCCGGCGTCAACGCCATCATCCAGGTCACCGACCTCAAGGACATGCCCAAGCGAGAGCTCCGCGCTGCCTCCAAGCACATCCTCTCCCTTTTCCAGGACAACTACCCCGAAATGGTCGCACGAAAG GTGTTCATCAATGTGCCATGGTACTTTAGCCTGCTCTATTCTGTAATAAGCCCATTCCTAACTGAGAGAACCAAAAGCAAATTTGTGATCGCCAGAGAAGGGAATGTGACTGAGATGCTCTACAA GTTCATCCGGCCGGAGTACGTGCCGGTGCAGTACGGAGGGCTGAGCCACCCTGGTGACCTCCAGAACGGCCCGCCCAAGCCGGCCACAGAGTTCATCATCAAGGGAGGCGAAAAAGTAGACCTCGAAATCGACGGCATTGAG GGAGGAGCAACCATAGCGTGGGACATTGCGGTGGGCGGGTGGGACTTGGACTATGGCGCGGTGTACGTGCCGAGCGACGACGGGAGTTACACAATCGTTGTGGAGAAGACGAGGAGGATTCCCGCGTCGGCCGACGAGCCAATCCACCATGTGTTCACGGCCAAGGAGGATGGCAAGATGGTGCTGTCGTTGGACAACACCGGCTCCCGGAGAAGGAAGGTGGCGGCCTACCGATACTTCGTCCGCAAACAGTCTAATTGA